The Roseofilum capinflatum BLCC-M114 genome window below encodes:
- a CDS encoding Hfq-related RNA-binding protein, whose product MSEFDTSLPSIRNIQNFIQEKNEVELKLVTDDLIVGKITWQDANCLCLMDHYEQPTIVWRQAIVFIKPKP is encoded by the coding sequence ATGTCCGAGTTCGATACCAGCTTACCCAGTATTCGCAATATCCAGAACTTCATCCAAGAAAAAAATGAAGTGGAACTTAAGTTAGTCACCGACGACCTGATCGTAGGTAAAATAACTTGGCAAGATGCCAACTGTCTTTGCTTGATGGATCATTACGAACAACCCACCATCGTCTGGCGACAGGCGATTGTTTTTATCAAACCCAAACCCTAA
- the dapF gene encoding diaminopimelate epimerase codes for MELQFTKYQGLGNDFILLDNRGSDTPLITPEQAVGLCDRHFGIGADGVIFALPGEKGTDYTMRIFNSDGSEPQMCGNGIRCFAQFVAQLDGSGKEEYQISTLAGVMVPKLGSEGQVTVDMGIPRLGGAEIPTTLGSGTDPVVDHALQVAGQSWLVTCVSMGNPHCVTFVEDVEAIALEQIGPQFEHHPVFPERINAEFVQVISSNRVKMRVWERGAGITLACGTGACATVVAGVLSKKCDRHTTVELPGGDLDIEWATNDRLYMTGPAQAVFTGQVVI; via the coding sequence ATGGAACTGCAATTTACCAAGTATCAGGGATTGGGGAATGATTTTATTTTGCTGGATAATCGGGGCAGTGATACGCCTCTGATTACGCCGGAGCAGGCAGTTGGGTTGTGCGATCGCCATTTTGGAATAGGAGCCGATGGCGTGATTTTTGCCCTCCCTGGAGAAAAGGGGACGGATTACACCATGCGGATTTTTAATTCTGATGGTTCGGAACCCCAGATGTGTGGCAATGGCATTCGCTGCTTTGCCCAGTTTGTCGCCCAGTTAGACGGCTCTGGAAAGGAAGAATATCAGATTTCGACTTTGGCCGGGGTCATGGTTCCCAAACTGGGGTCAGAGGGGCAGGTAACGGTGGATATGGGCATTCCTCGGTTGGGGGGTGCAGAGATTCCGACGACCTTGGGATCGGGAACCGATCCGGTGGTGGATCATGCTTTGCAGGTAGCAGGACAATCTTGGTTAGTGACCTGTGTGAGCATGGGAAATCCCCATTGTGTCACCTTTGTAGAGGATGTGGAGGCGATCGCCCTAGAACAAATTGGCCCCCAATTTGAACATCATCCCGTTTTTCCAGAGCGGATTAACGCCGAATTTGTACAGGTTATCTCCTCCAACCGGGTAAAAATGCGGGTTTGGGAACGCGGTGCTGGGATCACGTTAGCTTGTGGGACAGGGGCTTGTGCAACGGTTGTAGCTGGGGTACTCTCTAAGAAGTGCGATCGCCATACGACAGTCGAATTGCCCGGTGGCGATCTCGACATTGAGTGGGCCACAAACGATAGACTATACATGACCGGCCCAGCTCAAGCCGTGTTTACTGGCCAAGTTGTAATCTAA